A section of the Candidatus Omnitrophota bacterium genome encodes:
- the rplM gene encoding 50S ribosomal protein L13, translating into MKIKRNRTYLPKKQEIKRRWYIVDAENMVLGRIAAKIATVLRGKNKPQFTPHLDTGDGVIVINAQKVRVTGKKGQDKIYQRYSGYPSGLKEINLNELMSKKPQLVITNAVKNMLPDNKLKRVVLKRLKIYKDEVHPHSGQNPVKLEI; encoded by the coding sequence ATGAAAATTAAGCGAAATCGTACATACTTACCAAAAAAGCAAGAAATTAAACGCAGGTGGTATATTGTTGATGCCGAGAATATGGTACTGGGCAGGATTGCAGCCAAAATTGCCACTGTATTAAGAGGTAAGAATAAGCCGCAATTTACTCCACATCTTGATACCGGAGATGGGGTTATTGTAATCAATGCCCAAAAAGTGAGGGTTACAGGAAAAAAGGGTCAGGATAAGATTTATCAGCGTTATTCAGGATACCCCAGTGGGTTGAAAGAAATAAACCTTAACGAACTGATGAGCAAAAAGCCACAACTCGTTATCACAAATGCAGTTAAGAATATGCTCCCTGACAATAAGTTGAAGAGAGTCGTTCTTAAAAGGTTAAAGATATATAAAGATGAGGTACATCCTCATTCTGGCCAAAACCCAGTTAAATTAGAGATTTAA
- the rpsI gene encoding 30S ribosomal protein S9 — MSEISKYKGLGRRKESVAQVILQPGKGGIQVNSLDWQQYFKRETDRLLICQPLEQTGNSNKFDIMIKVSGGGISGQAGATRLAIVRALLLAQPDSKTVLKKFGFLTRDSRMKERKKFGRKGARKRFQWTKR; from the coding sequence ATGAGTGAGATTAGTAAATATAAAGGTTTAGGTAGGCGCAAAGAGTCAGTTGCGCAGGTAATTTTACAGCCAGGCAAAGGCGGCATCCAGGTTAATAGTCTTGATTGGCAACAGTATTTCAAGCGCGAGACTGACCGCTTATTAATCTGCCAACCTTTAGAGCAGACAGGAAATTCCAACAAATTTGATATTATGATTAAGGTAAGCGGGGGTGGGATTTCTGGTCAGGCTGGCGCAACCAGGCTTGCCATAGTCAGGGCCTTGCTTTTAGCGCAACCCGACTCTAAAACAGTGCTTAAAAAATTCGGATTTCTTACTAGGGATTCACGCATGAAAGAACGTAAGAAATTTGGACGAAAAGGGGCAAGAAAGAGGTTTCAGTGGACTAAACGATAA
- the argC gene encoding N-acetyl-gamma-glutamyl-phosphate reductase has product MVKVGIIGVTGFSGEELLRILLKHAHASVVSVSAKIDAEMPLDEIYSDLKTKLGLTCAEPDIDEISKKCDVIFLALPHTVSMKIAPLLLKKGKLVIDLSADYRLDAPTYETHYKVKHLDLDNLGKAVYGLPEINRDLIKKTKLIANPGCYPTAALLGILPLLKAAISVDSIYIDAKSGISGAGRKPELKLDEFKEKGNLKAYKVNSHQHAPEILQQINKLTKSRPELVFVPHLIPAQRGILETIYIRCKIQKAESAITGLYKKFYKHEPFVRVLDDGVFPQLQNVVNTNFCEIGLKVEDDLLIVVSAIDNLVKGASGQAIQNMNIACRFKETEGLL; this is encoded by the coding sequence ATGGTAAAGGTTGGGATAATTGGAGTTACAGGTTTTAGTGGCGAGGAATTGTTGCGGATCTTACTTAAGCATGCGCATGCCTCTGTTGTCTCTGTCTCAGCAAAGATTGATGCTGAAATGCCTTTAGATGAGATTTATTCTGATCTGAAAACAAAGTTAGGCCTTACATGCGCAGAACCTGATATTGATGAGATATCAAAAAAATGCGATGTAATCTTTTTAGCCTTGCCCCATACTGTATCAATGAAAATCGCGCCTTTGCTGCTTAAAAAAGGCAAATTAGTTATAGATTTGAGTGCTGACTATAGACTCGACGCCCCAACTTATGAAACCCATTATAAGGTTAAGCATTTAGATCTGGATAATTTAGGAAAGGCTGTTTATGGTCTGCCGGAAATTAATCGCGACCTTATTAAGAAGACCAAGTTGATCGCTAACCCCGGCTGTTATCCCACTGCAGCATTACTGGGAATTTTGCCGTTATTAAAGGCTGCTATATCAGTTGACTCTATTTATATTGATGCAAAATCAGGGATTAGTGGTGCGGGAAGAAAGCCAGAATTAAAATTAGATGAATTTAAAGAAAAAGGCAATCTTAAGGCATATAAGGTTAATAGTCATCAACATGCACCTGAGATTCTACAGCAAATAAACAAGCTTACTAAGTCACGACCAGAATTAGTATTTGTGCCGCATCTAATTCCTGCGCAACGCGGCATACTAGAGACAATATACATAAGATGCAAGATTCAAAAAGCAGAAAGTGCAATCACAGGATTATATAAGAAATTCTATAAGCATGAGCCGTTTGTGAGAGTGTTGGATGATGGAGTATTTCCTCAATTGCAGAATGTCGTTAATACTAATTTTTGCGAGATAGGACTAAAGGTTGAGGATGATCTTCTAATTGTTGTTAGCGCCATTGATAATCTGGTTAAAGGCGCTTCAGGTCAGGCTATACAGAATATGAACATTGCCTGTAGATTTAAGGAAACAGAGGGTCTGTTATGA
- the argJ gene encoding bifunctional glutamate N-acetyltransferase/amino-acid acetyltransferase ArgJ has translation MSSSFSAITRAKGFFAAGISCGIKKSNKKDLALILSVNKALATGLFTANSVKAAPLLVTRDHLKNGRAQAILINSGNANCFTGVGGLADARKVVRLVAKCLTIKTADVLTASTGIIAKPLPLNKIIPSIPSLCLKLRRGGGQDAAYAIQTTDTFLKQAAKSFKIGAKTVSIGAMAKGAGMVFPHLRGHATTLCFITTDADIQYRALKEALGFAVEESFNAITIDGCMSTNDMVLILANAAANNRKIKLGSREFYKFRDILSGICKELAKKVVADAEGASKFIEIRIKGAKTQIQAKQAAFAIANSALFKSACFGENKNIGRIVQSVGAIGIKLEERKTKISLSNLRSKNIIVGVDLGQGKFDSVVYTSDLTPAYVKINAGYN, from the coding sequence ATGAGTTCTAGTTTTAGTGCAATCACGCGAGCCAAGGGTTTTTTTGCAGCTGGCATATCCTGCGGTATAAAAAAATCTAATAAGAAAGATTTGGCACTTATCTTGTCAGTAAATAAGGCGCTTGCAACTGGTTTGTTTACTGCAAATAGCGTTAAGGCAGCTCCGCTTCTGGTCACTAGAGACCACCTTAAAAATGGTCGTGCACAAGCAATCCTGATAAATAGCGGCAATGCCAATTGTTTTACAGGAGTTGGAGGTTTAGCTGATGCCAGGAAAGTTGTACGTCTTGTGGCCAAGTGCTTAACGATAAAGACAGCTGATGTCCTGACAGCTTCGACTGGAATAATCGCCAAGCCTTTACCATTGAATAAAATTATCCCCTCGATTCCCAGTCTTTGTTTGAAACTTAGAAGAGGAGGAGGTCAAGATGCGGCTTACGCGATTCAGACAACAGATACCTTCTTAAAACAGGCAGCTAAAAGTTTTAAGATCGGAGCTAAGACCGTATCCATTGGAGCTATGGCAAAGGGCGCTGGTATGGTCTTTCCTCATCTTAGGGGCCATGCAACTACACTCTGCTTTATTACTACAGATGCTGATATCCAATATCGCGCCTTAAAAGAGGCATTAGGCTTTGCAGTTGAGGAATCATTTAATGCCATAACTATTGATGGCTGTATGAGCACCAATGATATGGTTTTGATCTTAGCAAACGCAGCAGCCAACAATCGCAAGATTAAATTAGGCAGTAGAGAATTTTATAAATTTAGAGATATACTTAGCGGGATTTGCAAAGAATTAGCCAAGAAAGTAGTAGCTGATGCAGAAGGAGCGAGTAAATTCATAGAGATAAGAATAAAAGGCGCTAAGACACAGATACAGGCTAAGCAGGCCGCATTTGCTATTGCCAATTCAGCCTTGTTTAAAAGTGCTTGTTTTGGTGAAAATAAAAATATTGGCAGAATTGTTCAATCAGTGGGTGCTATAGGCATAAAACTTGAGGAGCGAAAGACAAAAATTAGCCTGAGTAACCTAAGAAGTAAAAATATCATAGTCGGAGTTGATTTAGGTCAGGGAAAATTCGATAGCGTGGTTTATACTTCGGATTTAACCCCAGCCTATGTGAAAATTAATGCCGGCTATAATTAG
- the argB gene encoding acetylglutamate kinase: MQEIVRKADILIEALPYIKAFHKKILVIKYGGSILGDDKIRKGVLEDIVFLNFMGLRPMLVHGGGPHISERMKKEGKKVRFIDGIRITDKQTLKIVIEELEIINKKIVAEFKELGADAKGITAGQKNIIKVKRKLSKQRKSLGFVGKISEVNARPLKKILEQDSILVLSPIGTGEDGKQYNINADEVAAHLAVSLGAEKLVLLTNVKGIMRNPEDNHSFIATLNIEEARHLVKEKVIQEGMIPKVSAAIEAISKGVGKAHIVDARLNRALLLEIFTEQGIGTEIVK, translated from the coding sequence ATGCAAGAGATAGTAAGAAAAGCTGATATCTTAATCGAAGCGCTGCCATACATTAAGGCATTTCATAAGAAGATACTGGTTATAAAATATGGCGGCAGCATCTTAGGTGATGATAAGATTCGCAAGGGTGTTTTAGAAGATATAGTATTCTTAAATTTTATGGGATTAAGACCTATGCTTGTTCATGGAGGCGGACCTCATATCAGCGAGCGTATGAAAAAAGAGGGCAAGAAGGTAAGATTCATTGATGGAATCCGTATCACAGATAAGCAAACATTAAAAATCGTCATAGAGGAATTGGAAATAATAAACAAAAAAATTGTAGCAGAGTTCAAGGAATTGGGGGCAGATGCTAAAGGAATTACTGCAGGCCAAAAAAATATAATTAAGGTGAAAAGAAAACTATCTAAGCAGCGTAAAAGCTTAGGCTTTGTGGGTAAGATATCGGAAGTTAACGCAAGACCTTTGAAGAAAATACTTGAACAAGATTCGATTCTCGTACTTTCTCCTATAGGCACAGGAGAAGACGGAAAGCAATACAATATAAATGCTGATGAGGTTGCGGCTCATTTAGCTGTTAGTCTAGGCGCTGAAAAACTTGTTTTGCTGACTAATGTAAAAGGTATAATGCGCAACCCCGAAGATAACCATTCATTTATTGCTACACTTAACATTGAAGAGGCCAGGCACTTGGTGAAAGAGAAGGTAATTCAGGAGGGTATGATTCCTAAGGTATCAGCAGCTATTGAGGCCATCAGTAAAGGAGTGGGCAAAGCGCATATAGTTGATGCTAGATTAAATCGCGCCCTGTTGCTTGAGATCTTTACAGAACAGGGTATAGGCACTGAAATTGTTAAGTAG
- a CDS encoding aspartate aminotransferase family protein: MKQEEIFQSYKQYIMGTYTRTPLIFTKGKGSKLIDINGKEYLDFFPGWGVNNLGHCHPKVIAAVKDQIKKLTFIPNNFYHINQAKLAQEINFWSFDSKVFFCNSGAEANEAAIKFSRVYGKGKRSQIISFYNSFHGRTFGALSATGQEKYKKGFQPLLAGFKFVEFNNLEAVKNALTEDTVAIMLELIQGEGGINVAGKEFIKDLRRLCDEKKLLLIIDEVQTGMGRTGEMFCFKHYAVTPDIMTLAKSLGGGLPIGAMLVARPIADILKPGMHASTFGGSPLVSKAALAVFSAIQKEKMLSNAKKMGEYLFERLNELKSKFKIIKDIRGLGLMCGVELEIEGKPIVDFCLTQGLIINCTQGKVLRLMPALNIDKKKIDKALRILKCALEKQ; encoded by the coding sequence ATGAAACAAGAAGAGATTTTCCAAAGCTACAAACAATACATAATGGGTACGTATACCCGCACACCATTAATTTTTACCAAAGGTAAAGGTAGTAAGCTCATTGATATTAATGGAAAGGAGTATCTTGATTTTTTCCCAGGCTGGGGTGTAAATAATCTAGGCCATTGTCATCCCAAAGTGATTGCAGCTGTCAAGGATCAGATAAAGAAATTGACATTTATTCCTAATAATTTTTATCATATTAATCAGGCGAAATTAGCACAAGAGATTAATTTCTGGAGCTTTGATTCTAAGGTGTTCTTTTGTAATTCAGGTGCAGAGGCAAACGAGGCAGCCATAAAATTTTCAAGGGTTTATGGAAAGGGTAAGCGTAGCCAGATAATTAGTTTTTATAATTCTTTTCATGGCCGTACATTTGGTGCCCTTTCAGCAACCGGCCAGGAAAAATACAAAAAAGGCTTCCAGCCTTTATTGGCTGGTTTTAAGTTTGTAGAGTTTAACAATCTAGAGGCAGTTAAAAATGCCCTGACAGAAGATACTGTTGCTATTATGTTGGAATTGATTCAAGGTGAGGGCGGCATTAATGTAGCTGGGAAAGAATTCATTAAGGATTTGAGAAGACTCTGTGATGAAAAAAAGTTACTGTTAATAATTGATGAGGTTCAGACGGGCATGGGTAGAACCGGAGAGATGTTTTGCTTTAAGCATTACGCAGTCACGCCAGATATAATGACCTTGGCTAAGTCTTTGGGCGGTGGACTTCCGATTGGAGCAATGTTAGTAGCAAGACCGATTGCTGATATCCTAAAACCTGGTATGCATGCTTCAACATTCGGTGGCTCTCCTTTGGTGTCAAAAGCAGCCCTTGCTGTCTTTAGTGCAATCCAAAAGGAGAAGATGTTAAGCAATGCCAAAAAAATGGGTGAATATTTATTCGAGAGACTCAATGAGTTAAAGAGCAAGTTTAAGATTATAAAAGATATTCGAGGTTTAGGTCTGATGTGTGGTGTTGAACTTGAAATAGAAGGTAAGCCAATAGTTGATTTTTGCCTAACTCAAGGGCTGATAATAAATTGTACACAAGGCAAGGTCTTGCGGCTGATGCCCGCATTAAACATAGATAAAAAGAAAATAGATAAGGCGCTTAGGATTCTGAAATGCGCCTTAGAAAAACAATAG
- the argF gene encoding ornithine carbamoyltransferase, translating to MKKDFISIKDLSYEDINHIFELTRELKKGPQAFKNSLADKSIILVFEKPSSRTRVSFEVGIWQLGAKCIYLGQQNARLGVRESIKDMAHTLSRYVDAIVLRTFSHKLLEDLAHYASIPVVNALTDLLHPCQALSDVYTLTEKFSNLDNKTIAFVGDGNNVCHSLIIICSKLGINLNIATPKKFAPKPQIIKEAKESAKNDAGINLFNDAVSAVKGADVIYTDVWTSMGKESEAKKRIKAFKAFQINKDLIDDSGKDVLIMHCLPAHRGEEITDEVIDGQNSIVFDQAENRLHVQKAILLELLKN from the coding sequence ATGAAAAAGGATTTTATTTCAATAAAGGATTTAAGCTATGAGGATATTAATCACATATTTGAATTAACGCGTGAATTGAAAAAGGGGCCTCAGGCTTTTAAAAATTCTTTGGCTGATAAGTCAATAATTTTAGTATTTGAGAAGCCATCCAGTAGAACGCGCGTCTCTTTTGAGGTGGGTATCTGGCAATTAGGAGCCAAATGTATATATTTAGGCCAGCAGAATGCGCGTTTAGGTGTGCGTGAATCAATAAAAGATATGGCACACACCTTAAGTCGCTATGTGGATGCAATCGTTTTACGTACATTTTCTCATAAGTTATTAGAGGATTTAGCTCATTATGCCAGTATCCCGGTGGTAAATGCCTTGACGGATTTATTGCACCCCTGTCAGGCATTATCTGATGTCTATACCTTGACTGAGAAATTTTCAAATCTTGACAACAAGACAATTGCCTTTGTGGGTGATGGAAATAATGTCTGTCATAGCCTGATAATTATCTGTTCTAAGTTGGGGATTAATTTAAATATTGCAACGCCAAAGAAATTTGCTCCTAAACCGCAGATAATCAAAGAGGCAAAGGAATCTGCTAAGAATGATGCAGGAATAAACTTGTTTAACGATGCAGTCAGCGCAGTCAAAGGCGCTGATGTAATTTATACTGATGTCTGGACAAGCATGGGCAAGGAAAGCGAGGCAAAGAAAAGAATAAAGGCGTTTAAGGCATTCCAGATAAATAAAGATCTGATTGATGATAGTGGTAAGGATGTCCTTATAATGCATTGCCTGCCTGCACATCGGGGCGAGGAAATAACGGATGAGGTTATTGATGGTCAAAACTCAATTGTATTTGACCAGGCGGAGAATAGATTGCATGTGCAAAAGGCAATACTTCTGGAGCTTCTAAAAAACTAG